Proteins encoded in a region of the Streptomyces sp. PCS3-D2 genome:
- a CDS encoding glycerophosphodiester phosphodiesterase family protein, producing MHVRPATAAAAAFLGFALTLLGGTASSAATGPGSAPGPLGLGGPVVYAHRGASAYAPENTLEAVDLAMRLGFDWVENDVQRTRDGELVVIHDDTLARTTDVEQLFPDRKPWRVKDFTSAEIAQLDAGSWFGEEYAGASVPTLRQYLDRVQRNRQRLLLEIKKPELYPGIEEQTLRVLGEAGWLDARHSKRLVLQSFSADSIRMVHGLRPDLVTAFLGTPAVADLPRYAEFTDRINPWHTTISADWVAAVHGLLGAHGKAMEVDTWIVDDAVTARKVREMGVDGIITNAPDVVREAVGGF from the coding sequence ATGCACGTCCGACCCGCCACCGCGGCCGCCGCCGCATTCCTGGGCTTCGCCCTCACCCTGCTGGGCGGGACGGCGTCGTCCGCCGCCACCGGCCCCGGATCCGCCCCCGGACCGCTGGGACTGGGCGGTCCCGTCGTGTACGCGCACCGGGGCGCCTCGGCGTACGCCCCGGAGAACACCCTCGAAGCGGTCGACCTGGCGATGCGGCTGGGCTTCGACTGGGTCGAGAACGACGTGCAGCGCACCAGGGACGGCGAACTGGTGGTGATCCACGACGACACCCTGGCCCGCACCACGGACGTCGAGCAGCTCTTCCCGGACCGCAAGCCCTGGCGGGTCAAGGACTTCACGTCGGCCGAGATCGCCCAGCTCGACGCGGGCAGCTGGTTCGGCGAGGAGTACGCGGGCGCCTCCGTGCCGACGCTGCGGCAGTACCTCGACCGGGTGCAGCGCAATCGGCAGCGGCTGCTGCTGGAGATCAAGAAGCCGGAGCTCTACCCGGGGATCGAGGAGCAGACCCTGCGGGTGCTCGGCGAGGCGGGCTGGCTCGACGCGCGACACTCGAAGCGCCTGGTGCTGCAGAGCTTCAGTGCCGACTCCATCCGCATGGTGCACGGGCTGCGCCCCGACCTGGTGACGGCCTTCCTGGGCACTCCGGCGGTGGCGGACCTGCCGCGGTACGCGGAGTTCACGGACCGGATCAACCCGTGGCACACCACCATCTCGGCCGACTGGGTCGCGGCGGTGCACGGCCTGCTCGGGGCGCACGGCAAGGCGATGGAGGTGGACACCTGGATCGTGGACGACGCCGTGACCGCGCGGAAGGTGCGGGAGATGGGCGTCGACGGGATCATCACCAATGCCCCGGACGTGGTCCGGGAGGCGGTCGGCGGCTTCTGA
- a CDS encoding methylated-DNA--[protein]-cysteine S-methyltransferase, translating into MDSTERPRGPHLEWTVVASDIGPLLLAATPEGLVRVEFHAGPDRLDRMIGPLVSRLGADARRPAPGEEVLLAAPVRQVAAYFAGSLRRFDLPLDWRLSSGFNRQVLQELDRSVPYGSVVGYGELAARVGQPGAAQAVGNAMGSNPLPLVVPCHRVLENDGGIGGFGGGLETKRQLLALEGVLPQPLF; encoded by the coding sequence GTGGACAGCACCGAGCGGCCCCGCGGGCCGCACCTCGAATGGACCGTCGTCGCCAGCGACATCGGCCCCCTGCTCCTTGCCGCGACGCCCGAGGGGCTGGTCCGGGTCGAGTTCCACGCCGGGCCGGACCGGCTCGACCGGATGATCGGCCCGCTCGTCTCCCGGCTCGGCGCCGACGCCCGGCGGCCGGCGCCGGGCGAGGAAGTGCTGCTGGCCGCGCCGGTGCGCCAGGTGGCCGCGTACTTCGCCGGCTCGCTGCGGCGCTTCGACCTTCCGCTGGACTGGCGGCTCAGCTCCGGCTTCAACCGCCAGGTGCTCCAGGAGCTGGACCGTTCCGTGCCCTACGGCTCGGTCGTCGGCTACGGGGAACTGGCGGCCCGCGTCGGACAGCCCGGCGCCGCCCAGGCCGTGGGCAACGCCATGGGGTCGAACCCGCTGCCCCTGGTGGTGCCCTGCCACCGGGTGCTGGAGAACGACGGCGGCATCGGGGGCTTCGGCGGCGGGCTGGAGACCAAGCGGCAGCTCCTCGCCCTGGAGGGGGTGCTCCCGCAGCCGCTGTTCTGA
- a CDS encoding TerD family protein, whose translation MTVNMTKGQAISLQKTDGGTLTAVRMGLGWQAAKRRGLFGSRTREIDLDASAVLFADKQPVDVVFFRHLQSDDGSVRHTGDNLVGGVGQGGDDEAILVDLQRVPVHIDQIVFTVNSFTGQTFQEVQNAFCRIVDETNGQELARYTLDGGGAYTAQIMAKVSRAGSGWQMTALGTPANGRTFQDLMPAILPHL comes from the coding sequence GTGACGGTCAACATGACCAAGGGTCAGGCCATCAGTCTGCAGAAGACGGACGGAGGGACGCTGACCGCGGTCCGGATGGGCCTGGGCTGGCAGGCTGCGAAGCGCCGCGGGCTGTTCGGCTCGCGGACGCGGGAGATCGACCTTGACGCGTCGGCGGTGCTCTTCGCCGACAAGCAGCCGGTCGACGTGGTCTTCTTCCGCCACCTGCAGAGCGACGACGGCTCCGTGCGCCACACCGGCGACAACCTCGTCGGCGGCGTCGGCCAGGGCGGCGACGACGAGGCGATCCTCGTCGACCTCCAGCGGGTGCCGGTCCACATCGACCAGATCGTCTTCACGGTGAACTCCTTCACCGGTCAGACGTTCCAGGAGGTGCAGAACGCCTTCTGCCGCATCGTCGACGAGACCAACGGCCAGGAACTGGCCCGCTACACCCTCGACGGCGGCGGCGCGTACACGGCGCAGATCATGGCGAAGGTGTCCCGCGCGGGCTCCGGCTGGCAGATGACGGCCCTGGGCACCCCGGCCAACGGCCGCACCTTCCAGGACCTGATGCCGGCGATCCTGCCGCACCTGTAG
- a CDS encoding MBL fold metallo-hydrolase has protein sequence MTYTGEVKVGGPADVHELADLMISKVAVGSMNNNAYLLRCRATDEQLLIDAAAEPQTLLNLIGDDGIASVVTTHRHGDHWGALAEVVAATGARTYAGALDAEGIPVATDVPVADGDTVRVGRVELTARHLVGHTPGSIALVYDDPHGHAHVFTGDCLFPGGVGNTHGDPEAFKNLLDDVQHKLFEQLPDETWVYPGHGNDTTLGAERPHLAEWRERGW, from the coding sequence ATGACGTACACCGGAGAGGTCAAGGTCGGCGGTCCGGCCGACGTGCACGAACTCGCGGACCTGATGATTTCCAAAGTCGCCGTGGGTTCGATGAACAACAACGCCTACCTGCTGCGCTGTCGGGCGACCGACGAGCAGCTGCTCATCGACGCGGCGGCCGAACCGCAGACGCTGCTGAACCTGATCGGCGACGACGGCATCGCCTCCGTCGTCACCACCCACCGGCACGGCGACCACTGGGGCGCGCTCGCAGAGGTCGTGGCGGCCACCGGCGCGCGGACCTACGCGGGCGCCCTCGACGCCGAGGGCATCCCGGTCGCGACCGACGTCCCGGTCGCGGACGGGGACACGGTGCGGGTGGGCCGGGTCGAACTGACCGCGCGGCACCTGGTCGGGCACACCCCCGGCTCGATCGCCCTGGTCTACGACGACCCGCACGGCCACGCGCACGTGTTCACCGGCGACTGCCTCTTCCCGGGCGGCGTCGGCAACACCCACGGCGACCCGGAGGCCTTCAAGAACCTCCTCGACGACGTGCAGCACAAGCTCTTCGAGCAGCTGCCCGACGAGACCTGGGTCTACCCGGGCCATGGCAACGACACCACGCTCGGCGCCGAGCGTCCGCACCTGGCGGAGTGGCGCGAGCGCGGGTGGTAG
- a CDS encoding MFS transporter, whose product MTAAPGTDRTAPPLALADLARLRKRTSRVLIAGQVLGGLGVPISIALAPVLATEVSGTEALSGFASTASVIGTALVSLPLAALMTARGRRPGLVLAYGIGAAGAGLVVLAATIKSFPLLLLGMAAFGAASSANLQARFAAADLAAPDHRARAISVVVWASTLGAVLGPNLSAPASRSFAGTSIPETAGPFVWAAAVFLLTGALIAVLLRPDPLLTARALASPEEQSREGRSLRAGLAAVRSSPRARLALLTVAVSHTTMVSIMVMTPMDLSHHGAGLELVGLVISGHIAGMFAFSPLMGWLADRLGRLTVIGLAAGLLSVAALLAGTAGASHGRSALGLFLLGLGWSAGMVSGSALLTDSVPQAARAAVQGLSDLTMNTAAGVGGAAAGVIMSQAGYGWLNAVGASLLLPMAALALFTARRHPSDSGNVSS is encoded by the coding sequence GTGACCGCCGCTCCCGGCACGGACCGGACCGCCCCGCCGCTCGCCCTCGCGGACCTCGCACGACTCCGCAAGCGCACCTCCCGGGTGCTCATCGCCGGCCAGGTGCTGGGCGGGCTCGGCGTACCCATCAGCATCGCCCTGGCCCCCGTCCTGGCCACCGAGGTCAGCGGCACCGAGGCGCTGTCCGGCTTCGCGTCGACCGCCTCGGTGATCGGCACCGCCCTGGTCTCCCTGCCGCTCGCCGCCCTGATGACCGCGCGCGGCCGACGGCCCGGGCTGGTCCTGGCGTACGGGATCGGCGCCGCCGGGGCGGGCCTCGTCGTCCTCGCCGCCACGATCAAGAGCTTCCCGCTGCTGCTGCTCGGCATGGCCGCCTTCGGCGCCGCCTCCTCCGCCAACCTCCAGGCCCGCTTCGCCGCCGCGGACCTCGCCGCCCCGGACCACCGGGCCCGGGCCATCTCGGTGGTCGTGTGGGCCTCCACCCTCGGGGCGGTGCTCGGCCCCAACCTGTCCGCTCCGGCGAGCCGCAGCTTCGCCGGGACCTCCATACCCGAGACGGCGGGCCCCTTCGTGTGGGCCGCCGCCGTCTTCCTGCTGACCGGAGCGCTGATCGCCGTACTCCTGCGCCCGGACCCCCTGCTGACCGCGCGGGCGCTCGCCTCTCCCGAAGAACAGTCCCGCGAAGGCCGCTCGCTCCGCGCCGGACTCGCCGCCGTGAGGTCCTCGCCGCGGGCCCGCCTCGCCCTCCTCACCGTCGCCGTGTCCCACACCACCATGGTCTCGATCATGGTCATGACCCCGATGGACCTGAGCCACCACGGAGCCGGGCTGGAGCTCGTCGGGCTGGTGATCAGCGGTCACATCGCGGGCATGTTCGCCTTCTCCCCGCTCATGGGGTGGCTCGCGGACCGGCTCGGACGGCTCACCGTGATCGGCCTCGCCGCGGGACTGCTGTCGGTCGCCGCGCTGCTCGCGGGGACGGCGGGCGCCAGCCACGGACGGAGCGCCCTCGGTCTCTTCCTGCTGGGCCTCGGCTGGTCCGCCGGGATGGTGTCCGGCTCGGCCCTGCTGACCGACTCGGTGCCGCAGGCCGCGCGGGCCGCCGTACAGGGGCTGAGCGACCTCACGATGAACACGGCCGCGGGCGTGGGCGGAGCCGCCGCCGGCGTGATCATGTCCCAGGCGGGCTACGGCTGGCTGAACGCCGTCGGAGCCTCGCTGCTGCTGCCGATGGCGGCACTCGCTCTGTTCACCGCGCGCCGCCACCCTTCGGATTCCGGGAACGTCAGTAGCTGA
- the uvrB gene encoding excinuclease ABC subunit UvrB, producing the protein MRPVSKIERTVAPFEVVSPYQPSGDQPAAIAELEKRIRAGEKDVVLLGATGTGKSATTAWMIEKLQRPTLVMAPNKTLAAQLANEFRELLPNNAVEYFVSYYDYYQPEAYVPQSDTYIEKDSSINEEVERLRHSATNALLTRRDVIVVASVSCIYGLGTPQEYVDRMVSLTVGEEIDRDQLLRRFVDIQYTRNDVAFTRGTFRVRGDTIEIFPVYEELAVRIEMFGDEIEALSTLHPLTGEVISEDRELYVFPASHYVAGPERMEKAIAGIEAELAERLGELEKQGKMLEAQRLRMRTTYDLEMMRQIGSCSGIENYSLHMDDRERGSAPNTLIDYFPEDFLLVIDESHVTVPQIGAMYEGDASRKRTLVDHGFRLPSALDNRPLKWEEFQERIGQTVYLSATPGTYELSRGDGFVEQIIRPTGLIDPEVVVKPTEGQIDDLVHEIRKRVEKDERVLVTTLTKKMAEDLTDYFLELGIQVRYLHSDVDTLRRIELLRELRAGEYDVLVGINLLREGLDLPEVSLVAILDADKEGFLRSGTSLIQTIGRAARNVSGQVHMYADKITPGMEKAIEETNRRREKQIAYNTANGIDPQPLRKKINDIVATIAREELDTEQLLGTGYRQGKEGRGAKAPVPDLGGLATHAPAGAKGAKSAKPAKGAKAAEVLTDRPAAELASLIEQMTERMRAAAAELQFEVAARIRDEVGELKKELRQMKEAGLA; encoded by the coding sequence ATGCGGCCCGTATCGAAGATCGAACGCACGGTGGCGCCTTTCGAGGTCGTCAGCCCCTACCAGCCCAGCGGCGACCAGCCGGCGGCCATCGCCGAGCTGGAGAAGCGCATCCGTGCAGGTGAGAAGGATGTCGTCCTGCTGGGTGCGACCGGCACCGGCAAGTCGGCGACCACCGCCTGGATGATCGAGAAGCTCCAGCGCCCCACCCTGGTCATGGCGCCGAACAAGACGCTGGCCGCCCAGTTGGCGAACGAGTTCCGCGAGCTGCTGCCGAACAACGCCGTCGAGTACTTCGTCTCGTACTACGACTACTACCAGCCCGAGGCCTACGTACCGCAGTCGGACACGTACATCGAGAAGGACTCCTCGATCAACGAGGAGGTGGAGCGGCTGCGCCACTCCGCCACCAATGCGCTGCTGACCAGGCGGGACGTGATCGTCGTCGCCTCCGTGTCCTGCATCTACGGCCTCGGCACCCCGCAGGAGTACGTCGACCGGATGGTCTCGCTCACGGTGGGTGAGGAGATCGACCGGGACCAGCTGCTGCGCCGCTTCGTCGACATCCAGTACACGCGCAACGACGTGGCCTTCACCCGCGGCACCTTCCGAGTGCGCGGCGACACCATCGAGATCTTCCCGGTCTACGAGGAACTGGCCGTCCGCATCGAGATGTTCGGGGACGAGATCGAAGCGTTGTCCACCCTGCACCCGCTGACCGGCGAGGTCATCAGCGAGGACCGCGAGCTCTACGTCTTCCCCGCCAGCCACTACGTCGCCGGCCCGGAGCGCATGGAGAAGGCGATCGCCGGCATCGAGGCCGAGCTGGCCGAGCGCCTCGGAGAGCTGGAGAAGCAGGGCAAGATGCTGGAGGCGCAGCGCCTGCGCATGCGCACGACCTACGACCTGGAGATGATGCGCCAGATCGGCTCCTGCTCCGGCATCGAGAACTACTCGCTGCACATGGACGACCGCGAGCGGGGCTCCGCGCCCAACACCCTCATCGACTACTTCCCGGAGGACTTCCTCCTGGTCATCGACGAGTCGCACGTCACCGTCCCGCAGATCGGCGCCATGTACGAGGGCGACGCCTCCCGCAAGCGGACCCTGGTCGACCACGGCTTCCGGCTGCCGTCCGCGCTGGACAACCGTCCGCTGAAGTGGGAGGAGTTCCAGGAGCGCATCGGCCAGACCGTCTACCTGTCGGCGACCCCCGGCACGTACGAGCTATCGCGCGGCGACGGTTTCGTCGAGCAGATCATCCGTCCCACCGGCCTCATCGACCCCGAGGTCGTGGTCAAGCCCACCGAGGGCCAGATCGACGACCTGGTGCACGAGATCCGCAAGCGGGTGGAGAAGGACGAGCGGGTCCTGGTCACCACCCTCACCAAGAAGATGGCAGAGGACCTCACGGACTACTTCCTGGAGCTCGGCATCCAGGTCCGCTACCTGCACAGCGACGTCGACACGCTGCGCCGCATCGAGCTGCTGCGCGAGCTGCGCGCCGGCGAGTACGACGTCCTGGTCGGCATCAACCTGCTGCGCGAGGGCCTCGACCTGCCCGAGGTGTCCCTGGTGGCGATCCTCGACGCCGACAAGGAGGGCTTCCTGCGCTCCGGCACCTCCCTGATCCAGACCATCGGCCGGGCCGCGCGCAACGTGTCCGGCCAGGTCCACATGTACGCGGACAAGATCACGCCGGGTATGGAGAAGGCGATCGAGGAAACCAACCGGCGCCGCGAGAAGCAGATCGCCTACAACACGGCGAACGGGATCGACCCGCAGCCGCTCCGCAAGAAGATCAACGACATCGTCGCCACCATCGCCCGCGAGGAGCTGGACACCGAGCAGCTCCTCGGTACCGGATACCGGCAGGGCAAGGAGGGCCGGGGCGCCAAGGCGCCGGTTCCGGACCTGGGCGGTCTCGCGACCCACGCACCGGCGGGCGCCAAGGGCGCCAAGAGTGCGAAACCGGCCAAGGGGGCCAAGGCGGCCGAGGTGCTCACCGACCGGCCGGCCGCCGAACTCGCCTCGCTCATCGAGCAGATGACCGAGCGCATGCGCGCGGCCGCCGCGGAGCTCCAGTTCGAGGTCGCGGCCCGGATCAGGGACGAGGTCGGCGAGCTGAAGAAGGAGCTCCGGCAGATGAAGGAAGCGGGCCTCGCCTGA
- a CDS encoding TerD family protein, whose product MTAELVRGQNHPVSRSRVEVRVSAGTPVLALASFADAQGRLTGTGALAHPGARSLPGVHAPADLADRHAFAVDLDAVAADVHRVGVLLVLPPGGPVGFGAVPAPHVALAAPDGGTEIAGYTLTGLDAETAVIALELYRRQGAWKVRAVGQGYADGLGALLADGGLPVPAARELAATALSTAAPAKETDATLATMPTLVGDLRAPQTAPRTPGPAPEPPAPAPDPVSGVPYTGAPGPAPAGDGSPPTISYTHPRRRRTSGEPPEPAPRAAAAEPGQHPQPVAGDAAGWSLDERLYNQVWGMFEDLARTVAAYRSAVEFADSRRDRELDDALADPRHRIGGSGDAARDAARARREELIARAQAVLDRDLAQLIAESEVVEPALPAPYARWDNPVWHGHRVPEEAPLAVRLGDLHLPERPGLRIPMLVRVPLERGLWIDNGRTGSEAAMAMDTDRLRRAAMDMAVAHAVRLLAVHPAGRFSVHVIDAAGAGAASLEPLVRAGVLAAPPTTGAAAVGRTLAELTRRVDLVQMALKAGAPEDLPPDVDTAEQLLIVHDFPHGFDDRAVTQLRYLADEGAAVGVHLLMVADRDEASAYGPLLDPLWRSLMRLSPVPDDHLADPWVHHAWTFEPNLPPEGSRVLDQALDRVAEARRTTRP is encoded by the coding sequence ATGACGGCCGAACTGGTCCGGGGGCAGAACCACCCCGTGTCCCGGAGCCGGGTGGAGGTCAGGGTCTCGGCGGGTACGCCCGTCCTCGCCCTGGCCTCGTTCGCCGACGCACAGGGACGGCTCACCGGAACCGGGGCCCTGGCTCACCCGGGCGCCCGGTCCCTGCCCGGCGTGCACGCGCCGGCGGACCTCGCGGACCGGCACGCCTTCGCCGTGGACCTCGACGCCGTCGCGGCGGACGTCCACCGCGTCGGCGTGCTGCTCGTGCTGCCGCCCGGCGGCCCGGTCGGCTTCGGCGCCGTCCCGGCCCCCCACGTGGCCCTGGCGGCACCCGACGGCGGCACCGAGATCGCCGGCTACACCCTGACCGGGCTCGACGCCGAGACCGCGGTGATCGCCCTGGAGCTCTACCGGCGCCAGGGCGCATGGAAGGTCCGCGCCGTCGGCCAGGGCTACGCCGACGGCCTCGGCGCCCTGCTCGCCGACGGCGGACTGCCCGTGCCGGCCGCCCGGGAACTGGCCGCCACGGCGCTGAGCACCGCCGCCCCGGCCAAGGAGACCGACGCGACGCTCGCGACCATGCCCACCCTCGTCGGCGACCTGCGTGCCCCGCAGACCGCGCCGCGGACTCCCGGGCCCGCCCCGGAGCCGCCGGCCCCAGCCCCGGACCCGGTTTCCGGGGTCCCGTACACCGGTGCGCCCGGTCCCGCGCCCGCCGGCGACGGCTCCCCGCCCACGATCAGCTACACCCACCCGCGCCGCCGCCGCACCAGCGGCGAGCCGCCCGAGCCGGCTCCGCGGGCCGCCGCCGCGGAGCCGGGGCAACACCCGCAGCCGGTCGCCGGCGATGCCGCCGGGTGGTCCCTGGACGAACGGCTCTACAACCAGGTCTGGGGCATGTTCGAGGACCTGGCGCGCACGGTGGCCGCCTACCGCAGCGCCGTGGAGTTCGCCGACTCCCGCAGGGACCGCGAGCTCGACGACGCCCTCGCCGACCCGCGCCACCGCATCGGCGGCTCCGGCGACGCGGCCCGCGACGCCGCACGGGCCCGCCGCGAGGAACTGATCGCCCGGGCCCAGGCCGTCCTCGACCGCGACCTCGCCCAGCTCATCGCCGAGTCCGAGGTCGTCGAGCCCGCCCTGCCGGCCCCGTACGCCCGATGGGACAATCCCGTCTGGCACGGCCACCGCGTGCCGGAGGAGGCCCCCCTCGCCGTGCGCCTGGGCGACCTGCACCTGCCCGAGCGGCCCGGCCTGCGCATCCCCATGCTGGTAAGGGTCCCGCTGGAGCGCGGGCTGTGGATCGACAACGGCCGTACCGGTTCCGAGGCGGCGATGGCCATGGACACCGACCGGCTGCGCCGCGCCGCCATGGACATGGCCGTCGCCCACGCGGTACGGCTGCTCGCGGTCCACCCCGCCGGCCGGTTCTCCGTCCACGTCATCGACGCGGCCGGGGCCGGCGCGGCCTCCCTGGAGCCCCTGGTGCGGGCCGGGGTGCTGGCCGCGCCGCCCACCACCGGGGCCGCGGCGGTGGGCAGGACGCTGGCCGAGCTCACGCGCCGGGTGGACCTGGTGCAGATGGCGCTGAAGGCCGGGGCCCCCGAGGACCTGCCACCGGACGTGGACACGGCCGAGCAGCTGCTCATCGTCCACGACTTCCCGCACGGCTTCGACGACCGGGCCGTCACCCAGCTCCGCTACCTGGCCGACGAGGGCGCGGCGGTCGGCGTGCACCTGCTGATGGTCGCCGACCGTGACGAGGCGTCCGCCTACGGGCCGCTGCTGGACCCGCTGTGGCGCTCCCTGATGCGGCTCTCGCCGGTACCGGACGACCACCTCGCCGACCCGTGGGTGCACCACGCCTGGACCTTCGAACCGAACCTTCCGCCGGAGGGCAGCCGAGTCCTCGACCAGGCACTGGACCGGGTGGCGGAGGCCCGGCGCACTACCCGCCCGTGA
- a CDS encoding MFS transporter: MLRLACAALAGTAIEFYDFFVYGTAAALVLGPLFFPSFSPLAGTLAAFGTFGVGFLARPLGSAVFGHIGDRYGRRPVLLASLLLTGLATVAVGCVPAYETIGIAAPVLLLLLRFLQGLGLGGEWGGAVLLTAEHAPEHRRGLWASFPQIGPAVGFLLANGLMLGLSASLTDAQFASWGWRVPFWAAGLLALAGLWLRRSTEETPQFRALAATGRRADAPLSEVVRGHWRLLVLTGGALAVGYAVFYAVTTWSLAYAAEHLSVGRTTMLACIMAAVTVKGLATPLLAALGDRYGRRPLCLAGCAVSAVWMFPLVALLQTADPLLMTLGFAVALLGMVTMFAVVGAYLPELYAPRIRCTGAAVGYNLGGVLGGALTPIVATALAGGSGPPWGVAAYLTGIALVSLGCFALLPETSPLLVGKRSGAGTAERPVDAGAASSAAPV, encoded by the coding sequence ATGCTGCGGCTCGCCTGCGCGGCCCTCGCCGGGACCGCGATCGAGTTCTACGACTTCTTCGTGTACGGGACGGCTGCCGCGCTCGTGCTCGGCCCGCTCTTCTTCCCCTCCTTCTCACCACTCGCCGGGACCCTCGCCGCCTTCGGCACCTTCGGCGTCGGCTTCCTCGCCCGCCCGCTGGGGTCCGCCGTCTTCGGTCACATCGGCGACCGCTACGGACGGCGCCCGGTCCTGCTGGCCTCCCTGCTGCTCACCGGCCTCGCCACCGTCGCCGTCGGCTGTGTGCCGGCGTACGAGACGATCGGCATCGCCGCGCCTGTACTACTGCTCCTGCTGCGCTTCCTCCAGGGCCTGGGGCTCGGCGGGGAGTGGGGCGGCGCGGTGCTGCTGACCGCAGAACACGCGCCGGAGCACCGGCGCGGACTGTGGGCGAGCTTCCCGCAGATCGGTCCGGCGGTGGGGTTCCTGCTGGCCAACGGCCTGATGCTGGGACTGTCCGCCTCGCTGACCGACGCCCAGTTCGCCTCCTGGGGATGGCGGGTGCCGTTCTGGGCGGCCGGGCTGCTGGCGCTGGCCGGGCTGTGGCTGCGCCGCTCGACGGAGGAGACCCCGCAGTTCCGCGCGCTCGCGGCCACCGGGCGGCGGGCCGACGCCCCGCTCTCCGAGGTGGTCCGGGGCCACTGGCGGCTGCTCGTGCTGACGGGCGGGGCCCTGGCCGTGGGCTACGCCGTCTTCTACGCGGTCACCACCTGGTCCCTCGCCTACGCCGCAGAGCACCTCTCGGTGGGCCGCACGACGATGCTGGCCTGCATCATGGCGGCCGTCACGGTCAAGGGTCTGGCGACCCCGCTCCTGGCCGCGCTCGGCGACCGCTACGGACGGCGGCCGCTGTGCCTGGCCGGGTGCGCCGTCAGCGCCGTGTGGATGTTCCCGCTGGTGGCCCTCTTGCAGACGGCCGACCCGCTGCTGATGACGCTGGGCTTCGCGGTGGCGCTGCTCGGCATGGTGACGATGTTCGCGGTGGTGGGCGCGTACCTGCCGGAGCTGTACGCCCCGCGGATCCGCTGCACCGGCGCGGCCGTCGGCTACAACCTGGGCGGTGTGCTGGGCGGGGCGCTGACCCCGATCGTGGCGACGGCGCTGGCGGGCGGCTCCGGTCCGCCGTGGGGCGTCGCGGCCTACCTGACCGGGATCGCCCTGGTCAGCCTGGGATGCTTCGCACTGCTCCCGGAGACCAGCCCCCTGCTCGTGGGGAAGCGGTCGGGTGCGGGGACCGCGGAGAGGCCGGTGGACGCGGGGGCGGCCTCGTCGGCCGCCCCCGTGTGA
- a CDS encoding TerC family protein, translating into MEVSWALWVATVLGLSLLIGADFFIGRKPHDVSIKEAGTWTVVWIVLAVLFGLGLWFFGNPQASQEFFAGFITEKSLSVDNLFVFVLIMAKFAVPSHLQQRVLLIGVLIALVLRAVFIAAGAAIIASFSWVFYIFGAFLIYTAWKLIQEARKDEGDEEFEENRLLKSVEKKFGVADRYHGTKLFVVNNGKRVLTPLMIVMLAIGTTDVLFALDSIPAIFGLTQDPYIVFTANAFALMGLRQLYFLIGGLLEKLVHLSYGLSIILGFIGVKLVLHALHESGVHVPEISIPFSLAVICGVLIITTITSLIASKKQAAAEAADSESVGA; encoded by the coding sequence ATGGAAGTTTCCTGGGCCCTGTGGGTCGCGACCGTCCTCGGTCTGTCCCTCCTCATCGGTGCCGACTTCTTCATCGGCCGCAAACCCCACGACGTGTCGATCAAGGAAGCCGGCACCTGGACGGTCGTCTGGATCGTCCTCGCCGTGCTCTTCGGCCTCGGCCTGTGGTTCTTCGGCAACCCGCAGGCCTCCCAGGAGTTCTTCGCGGGCTTCATCACCGAGAAGTCCCTGAGCGTCGACAACCTGTTCGTCTTCGTCCTGATCATGGCGAAGTTCGCGGTGCCCTCCCACCTCCAGCAGCGCGTGCTGCTCATCGGCGTGCTGATCGCACTCGTCCTGCGCGCGGTCTTCATCGCCGCCGGCGCCGCGATCATCGCCAGCTTCAGCTGGGTCTTCTACATCTTCGGCGCGTTCCTGATCTACACCGCGTGGAAGCTGATCCAGGAGGCCCGCAAGGACGAGGGCGACGAGGAGTTCGAGGAGAACCGCCTCCTCAAGTCCGTCGAGAAGAAGTTCGGCGTGGCCGACCGCTACCACGGCACCAAGCTCTTCGTCGTCAACAACGGCAAGCGCGTCCTGACACCGCTGATGATCGTGATGCTCGCCATCGGCACCACCGACGTGCTGTTCGCGCTGGACTCGATCCCCGCCATCTTCGGCCTCACCCAGGACCCGTACATCGTCTTCACGGCCAACGCCTTCGCGCTGATGGGCCTGCGCCAGCTGTACTTCCTCATCGGCGGCCTGCTGGAGAAGCTGGTCCACCTCAGCTACGGTCTGTCGATCATCCTCGGCTTCATCGGCGTCAAGCTGGTGCTGCACGCCCTCCACGAGTCCGGCGTCCACGTCCCGGAGATCTCGATCCCGTTCTCCCTGGCCGTCATCTGCGGCGTCCTGATCATCACCACGATCACCAGCCTGATCGCCTCGAAGAAGCAGGCGGCGGCCGAGGCCGCCGACAGCGAGAGCGTCGGCGCCTGA